The stretch of DNA AAGATGCTACAAGTTACAGATTTGACGAAGAGGAATGCTTAGCTAGGCAGCTAACAGGCAGAAGTTGCAGATCATGGCAGACCCATAGTGAAGCAAATTACAGAATCCTAAACAATAGAAACACCCCTACAAAGCTGCCGTGCGTACTGCAGAAATTGCACCGAACAAATGCTGACAAACATGCGAAAACAATCGAATCAACAAGAAGAAGCATCTAAGAGATTGCAGCCACAATCTTAGTTGTCCACAACAAGCTTCCGCCTCTTGTAATTAACCATCACCTCACCCTTGATGCCAACCACCATGGCATTCCAGTCGTTCTCTGGGAACGGCGACACCAGCTCAAACTCAAAGTTCCTCAGTAGATGCGTCCAGATCGCCTTGATCTGCAGGTAGGCGAAGGGCTCACCGAGGCACCCATGCCTGCCGCCACCAAAGGAGATGTATGAGAAGGCGCCTGCAGCCTTGTCCTCCTCCCTACCAGGACCAAAGCGGTCAGGGTCATATGAGTCAGGGTTCTTGTAGATGTGGGGCAGCCTGTTGGCAAAGGATGGCGATGTCGCGACAATGTGGCCCTTGGGGATGTCATACTCTTTGCCTTCCTTTGTTGTCACGGTGAAGTCACTGTGTGATTGGCGAAGCAACATGATTAGCGGCGGGTGGAGACGAAGGGCCTCCTTGATGCAGCGGTAGAGGACATCCATCTCTGCCAGGATGTCATGATCAATCTTGTCACCATGACGTTTCATGACATCCTTCTGCTCCTCTACAGCTTCTGCAAAGTACTGCTTGAACCGAAGCATGTACGCGCCGGTCCAGGTTGAGGTGAttgagctggtgtgctgtccagcAAAGAGTGCTGCGATAAGTAGCCCGGTTACCTCACCCTCAGTGGTGGGGCGCCCATTCTTGTACTTGGAATCAATGAAGCACTGCAGCATGTCTTCCTCAGATTGTCCAGAGGCCTTGCGGGACTTGATGATGGTGGCAAAGATTTCTGCCAAACGTGCCCGTGCCTTGTCACGGCGCTTATGTGCAGGGATTGGGAGGTATGGGAAGAGGACACTGATTGGCTGCATCCCATTGTCAAGGTCATGGAAGAGAGCAGAAACATCGTCGAACAGCTTTTCTCGCACCTCCCTTCCCAGCAAGCACCGGCTAGCTGTCAGTATGATGAGGTGCTCCAACTCGTACTTCAAATCAACAGTGCCACTTTCTCCCCACTTTGAGAAGTACTCCTGCAGGAAAGGTTGGGGTTGTGCATGATATTAATTATCCAACATGGATACTTAAATATGATATAAGAAAACAGCAAATTCAGAAAAGTACAAAAATCAGGATGAAAGATGTGATTTAACATTTTATATTGGCTTGCTAATGTTATTACTAATGTGGAGAAAGGTATTGAACCTTATTAGGCCAGATGTACAGAAAATCTGACACAGAGAATTATGAGTAAAGGTGATGAGATTAACAAGCTCCAATGGAGCCAGTGAGATGAAATTGAATTTGCAAGGTAGATGAGGTACTCAAAGCAATTTCTCTTGCACTATGTGTACATCCTGAATGTGTTCCGGAGTTTAGCAATTTATCTTGCCATTTCTGTTGTTTGCAGCCACATAGATTCAATTTGTTTCAGTAACAAGTTTATATGGAATATTTCAAGGCAGTTCTGAACGAAGCTCAAGACCTAAAATTAATACTTAAATCAAGAATCTTAGGACAGGGCCATAAAAATGTTGGTTGTAATATGAAGCCATGCTTTTATAATTGATCTTCACACTGAACTAGATGGAGTACAGCACAATATATCTTAACAGTTCACAAGGATACATAAGTGCAGTTCCTTTTCAGACTTAGGAATTTCAATGTTTTTGATAAcaagataatattttttaatagaaAAAACTAATATATTATTCACACCTCAACTTTACAAGAAACTGAAAACTGTGTCCATGTGTCATACCCATTTGTGAGTTAGCAAATAAATATAGCTTGCAGAGATCGGGCGATCTAGTGTTTGTTTGGCAGTGGTGTGGATGTGTGGGGTTTGGGTCTATGTATGACTCTCTTTTTCTTCtattaatataatgatacacagctctcctgcgtgttcaagaaaaaaaaggaatgttGCCCATTATCTCTATACTATTTTTTATTCACAATGATTATCTCTAAATTGATTGAGTGTCAGAAAGAGTATGAACACAGAAACAGTTCATCAGAACACAGAAAAGAAAC from Sorghum bicolor cultivar BTx623 chromosome 8, Sorghum_bicolor_NCBIv3, whole genome shotgun sequence encodes:
- the LOC8074834 gene encoding obtusifoliol 14-alpha demethylase, coding for MDLADIPQQQRLMAGLALVVATVIFLKLLLSFRSGGGKKRLPPTIPGAPVVGGLVKFMRGPIPMIREQYAALGSVFTVPIITRRITFLIGPEVSAHFFKGNEAEMSQQEVYRFNVPTFGPGVVFDVDYSVRQEQFRFFTEALRANKLRSYVDQMVAEAEEYFSKWGESGTVDLKYELEHLIILTASRCLLGREVREKLFDDVSALFHDLDNGMQPISVLFPYLPIPAHKRRDKARARLAEIFATIIKSRKASGQSEEDMLQCFIDSKYKNGRPTTEGEVTGLLIAALFAGQHTSSITSTWTGAYMLRFKQYFAEAVEEQKDVMKRHGDKIDHDILAEMDVLYRCIKEALRLHPPLIMLLRQSHSDFTVTTKEGKEYDIPKGHIVATSPSFANRLPHIYKNPDSYDPDRFGPGREEDKAAGAFSYISFGGGRHGCLGEPFAYLQIKAIWTHLLRNFEFELVSPFPENDWNAMVVGIKGEVMVNYKRRKLVVDN